The genomic interval GATATGAACCTTATCCGATGAGTCTATCGCTACGGAGGTATAGTAACCTACATCTCCTGTACTGTCCACGGCAGTTGTCATCCATGAGCCTGATGTATTTGACGCATACTTGAGGTCTAAATTAGTAGAATCACGATAGCTGATATGCACTTTATTCAATGAGTCTATTGCTATGGAGGTATACTGGTAGCTTGAACCTCCGCCGTCCACTGTGGTTGTCGCCCATGAGCCGGAGGCATTTGTCGCATACTTGAGCTGCCAATATGCTATATAGCTGATATGCACCTTGCCCAAAGAGTCAATCGCTATGGAGGTCCAGATGGGGTCATCAAATGTATCGTCCACTGTGGACTTCACCCATGAGCCTGAGGCATTTGTCGCATACTTGAGAGTTCCATAATCTTGATCACGATAGCTGATATGTACCTTGCCAGATGAGTCTATCGCTATGGAAGTGTATGCCCCTACACTTCCTGTGCTGTCCACTGTTGTTGTCACCCATGACCCTGAGGCATTTGTCGCATACTTGAGGTTTGTATTACTGAGATCATAATAGCTGATATGCATTTTGCCCGATGAGTCTATCGCTATGGATGTGAACCGGCCTACATCTCCTGTGCTGTCCACTGTAGTTATTACCCATGAGCCTGAGGCATTTGTCGCATACTTGAGGTCTGCATTAGTAGCATCATAATAGCTGATATGCACTTTGTTCAATGAGTCTATTGCTATGGAGGTGGAGGAACCTACATCTCCTGTGCTGTCCACTGTAGTTATTACCCATAAGCCAGATGCATTTGTCGCATACTTGAGGTCTGCATTAGTAGCATCACGATAGCTGATATGCATCTTGCCCAATGAGTCTATCGCTATGGAGGTATCGATGCCTACTAACCCGGCGCTGTCCACGGTTTCAATTCTCCATGCGGCATTCGGGTCACTATCATTATTGTCAGTGTTGTTCAGCACATAGCCTGCAGGCTGAGCGCACTGCTGTAATGAGACAGCCGGGTTCCCGTAACCGTCACCATCGCTGTCCTGATACCATAATGTAGCGGGATTAAGTGAAGGGTTTGCATCATCACAGTCACCTTGGCTCTCTGTGTACCCGTCACCATCGTCATCCACATCAGGATCAGCCGTAAAGGCATAAACGATCTCACCATCGTTCCCTCCTCCGGTGATTGCGTATAAAACGACCTGTATATTATGCCCGACAGGGGTGGTAATAACTGAAGAGCCCGGAGTGGCTGAGGCTGAATCCAGGGTCTGTGAAAAAAGCGTAGTTGCATTGGTCAGGTCGGTCACAGTCAGGGTTGTATATGGATGATAGTCAACATTGGAGATAAAGCCATAGAGTTCATAATCAAATTTTAAAACAGGCAGGCTTGCGGTATATGTGCCTGTATAGCGGCTCTCTACAATACTGTCATAAGTAGCATCGTCAGCAGGAACATATGAATAGTAGGAAGATACATAAAGAAATGTAGCATCCGCGATACTCATTCCATACGCATTTGAGATCTCTACCGGAGGAGTAGGGCTGCTCGTTTGTTGAGTGCTTGCGTGGTAAAGGTCTACCTTTCCCCAATAAGTTGTCGAGTCCCACGAAATAGCCGCGGCATCAGCTATACCGGCAGATAAAAGAAGAGCCAATAGACAAAACAGAATACTTACTCTTCCAACTTGCTTAATTATTAGCTCGTTAAAAAGGGTTGATGCGAGGAGTGCAGTTCTTTTCAAGGTATCCTCCGAGATAGATAATTATTTATAACTCTGATTAAGTTAAACCGGTCACCGCTATTATTGTGTGGCTATATTTACTAAAACAATAACGATATTAAGCTGATTTGTCAATGTAATTTTTGTACAACAATGTGCTTATATATGCAAGTAGTATTTTATTTCTTACAGATGAATGTTTTTTGTCACCCTCCACTCAAGGGGCGAGGGAATTAAGTGCATGTTAATATAGGAAATGACAGGCGACGAGTATAATTCATTTTTCAGATCATCTCTCAAGAACACCCTTGAAAAATTTTACAGGGACTTTGACTTCCAAGAACGGTTGAAGCATGACCCGATCGAGTTCCCGCACCGCTACTCAACCCCTGAGGATATCGAGATAGCTGCTTTTATCGCCTCGTCTTTTGCCTACGGCAAGGTGGGGCTATTCAAGCCTGTGATCGAAAAGATACTCCAGCCTGGCGGAAAGCGCCCGGCATCTTTTATTCTCAACTTTAACCTTAAGAAAGATAAAAAATATCTGAATGGTATCAAATACAGGTTCAGCACTGAGGATGATGTTCTCTGCTATGTATATATGCTGAGCAACGCTCTCAAAGAATGGGGGTCATTGAAGGAACTTTTTACTAACCATTACAGCCCTGAGCATGAGGATATTAAAGAAGCATTAACAGCTTTTGCGGGTTATTTCCTCAGCCTCGATACATCAAAAATATATGGAGAAAATATCAAACCGCTTGGAGTGACGCATCTCTTCCCGTCGCCTGATAAAGGGAGCGCATGCAAGAGGTTGAACCTTTTCCTGAGATGGATGGTAAGGACAAAGGATATCGACTTCGGCATTTGGGACAAAGTACCGGCTTCAAAACTCATCATACCTCTGGACACTCACATAGCGAGGATATCAAGGTGCCTCGGCCTCACAGCGAGGGCGGCCTCAGACTGGAAGACTGCCAAAGAGATAACAGAATCTCTGAAACGGTTTGATCCTAACGACCCGATAAAGTATGACTTTGCCCTCTGCCACCATGGGATTTCCGGACTCTGCAAAGGTAAGAAGCATAAAGGGATATGCTCTTCCTGCACGCTCTTTTCCACTTGAGATTGCCCCCTGTCCTTCATTTGCCAAAATAGAGATTGTGACATATGATTTATCTCATAGCATAACTTATCTCAAAGTATCACAATAAGGCATGAAGAGAATCCATATATCGAGGAGGCTAAAATGAAAACACCGGTTATTGATTACGATCTTTGTATCGGCTGCGGCACATGTGTTGAGGTTTGCCCGGAGGTCTTTGAACTCAAGGGCGATGAAAAGGCGTATGTAAAAGCTCCCGAGAAGTGCGGTACATGCAACTGCGAGGATGCCGCGAATATGTGCCCTGTTGAGGCGATAACATTTGAGTAAGGTTAAAGGAGACAGGCCATGAAGACTTATGACTTAAAGGATCTGATCACATTCAAAAAGGACAAGCTGACAAGGGAGATGCTCTTTGATTCCCCTGAGATGAGGGTCGCGCTGATGTGCCTTGAGCCCGGTCAGAAACTTACGCCTCACAAGGCTCCGATGAGGCTGCTTATGTATGTTGTGCAAGGGAAGGGCACCTTCACAGTCGGCACGGAGAAGTTCGAGGCTGACGAGAAGACATGCATCCCGTGCGACCCGATGGTTGAGCATGGCTTTGATGCTGACAAAGGGGAGAAGCTTGTTGTGATGGCGGTTGTCACGCCGGTTGATAGTGAGTAAGAACAAAAGAACTCCCGGTTTTTGCGCAACAGATTAACAGTACAGCAGCAACCCCTCTGTGTCTCCCCTTGTAAAAGGGAGAACATCGCCCCGCCATCTAATTGAAAATGAATTTCAATTTCCTTGACATTGCCCTTTCTGCCGTGGTATAAAAATACATCTGAAGTATTTAGTCGTCACTTTAAATAAAACCGGGTTAATTTAATTATGGACAAAGAGAAGCTTGCTGAAAAGAAGGAACGACTGAGCGAATTCATAAAGACCGAGGGGCTGAAGTCTACTCGCCAACGGGACGTCATAACTGCGGAGTTTCTGAAGACCGACGGGCATGTTACTGCTGAAGAGCTTTATAGAAAGATAATCAAAAAGCATAAGAACATCGGCTTTACGACCGTCTACAGAACTCTCAAACTACTCGCCAAGTCAGGGCTTGCGGCAGAGCAGGTATTTGCCGACAACCTCACAAGATACGAGTCTCTCTCAGGGGAAGAGCATCATGACCACCTGATATGCTTGACCTGCGGCTCGATAACGGAATTCCAAGATACCCGGCTGGAGAATATGCAGATTAAGATAGCTGACGATCTCGGCTTTCAGATCTTAAATCACAAGATGGAGTTTTACGGCTACTGCTCTAACTGCAGGAAATAACAGCCTAAAGAGATTAATTATGCACGACCACTGTCATACAAATAAAGATACAAAAAGCGACTGCCCGAGGATATTTCTTGTAGGCAACCCGAATGTGGGAAAGAGCGCGATATTCGGCCTGGTTACAGGCAGGTATGTCACTGTCTCGAATTATCCCGGCACGACCGTTGAGGTGACAAAGGGCGAGGCGGTCATTAATAAGGAGAAGTTCCAGATCATTGACACCCCCGGCGTAAACAGCCTGGTGCCGATGAGCGAGGATGAGAAGGTCACAAGGGACATTCTGCTTGAGGAAGCGGCAACCTCGGTGATCCAGGTTGTTGATACAAAGAATATCCGCAGGGGTCTCTCACTCACGCTGCAGCTTATCGAGATGGGCCTGCCGCTTGTCATCGCCCTGAATATGAGGGACGAATCATCAAGTAGGGGGATAGATGTCAGGGAGGATCTGCTCAAGGAAAGGCTCGGGCTCAAGGTCGTCTCGACCATTGCGGTACAGAGGAAGGGGATAGCATCTTTAAAAAAGGCTGCCCTTGAGCCGGATGTCTCGCATTACAGGTTTTCGTATGACGCAACTATTGAGGAGTATATCTCAAAGATAGAGGCTCTTTTGCCTGAGTCGAACATATCGAGGCGTTCAATTGCGCTGATGATATTGTCCGGGGACAGGACCTTAAAGACCTGGCTCTTTGATAATCTCTCCGAAGATAAGATAAACAGTCTGGAAGAATTACGGGATGAGGCATCTCAAAAGTATCCGCAGCAGCTGAGCTTCATTATCAGCAGCCAGAGGCTTGAGAAGGTAAATGCGATAACAGATGAGGTGGTAATAAGGACCCAGCCGGACAGGAAAGGGCTGGCTCAATATATAGGCAATATAACAACGCATCCTGTATTGGGGATACCTTTTCTCCTGTTTGTGATGTTTCTCATGTATGAGTTTGTCGGTGTCTTTGGCGCAGGCGTACTTGTTGACTGGTTTGAGGATGTGCTCTTCGGGAAATACCTGAACCCGTGGGCATTGAAGATCATCATGGCGGTTATCCCGTTTACTTTTATACAGGAGCTTCTTATCGGGCCATACGGCATCATCACAATGGCACTCACTTACGCTATCGCGATAATACTTCCGATAACCGCGACATTTTTTCTGGCTTTTTCAATTATGGAGGATTCAGGCTATCTCCCTCGGCTTGCGGCTATGCTGAACAAGGTCTTCAGGCTGATGGGGCTTAACGGGAAGGCTGTGCTGCCGATGGTATTAGGGCTTGGATGCGATACAATGGCGACGCTTACAACAAGGATTCTGGACACGCCCAAGGAGAGGCTCATTGTCATAATATTACTT from Thermodesulfovibrionia bacterium carries:
- a CDS encoding transcriptional repressor, whose protein sequence is MDKEKLAEKKERLSEFIKTEGLKSTRQRDVITAEFLKTDGHVTAEELYRKIIKKHKNIGFTTVYRTLKLLAKSGLAAEQVFADNLTRYESLSGEEHHDHLICLTCGSITEFQDTRLENMQIKIADDLGFQILNHKMEFYGYCSNCRK
- a CDS encoding cupin domain-containing protein, producing MKTYDLKDLITFKKDKLTREMLFDSPEMRVALMCLEPGQKLTPHKAPMRLLMYVVQGKGTFTVGTEKFEADEKTCIPCDPMVEHGFDADKGEKLVVMAVVTPVDSE
- a CDS encoding ferredoxin, encoding MKTPVIDYDLCIGCGTCVEVCPEVFELKGDEKAYVKAPEKCGTCNCEDAANMCPVEAITFE
- the feoB gene encoding ferrous iron transport protein B, producing the protein MHDHCHTNKDTKSDCPRIFLVGNPNVGKSAIFGLVTGRYVTVSNYPGTTVEVTKGEAVINKEKFQIIDTPGVNSLVPMSEDEKVTRDILLEEAATSVIQVVDTKNIRRGLSLTLQLIEMGLPLVIALNMRDESSSRGIDVREDLLKERLGLKVVSTIAVQRKGIASLKKAALEPDVSHYRFSYDATIEEYISKIEALLPESNISRRSIALMILSGDRTLKTWLFDNLSEDKINSLEELRDEASQKYPQQLSFIISSQRLEKVNAITDEVVIRTQPDRKGLAQYIGNITTHPVLGIPFLLFVMFLMYEFVGVFGAGVLVDWFEDVLFGKYLNPWALKIIMAVIPFTFIQELLIGPYGIITMALTYAIAIILPITATFFLAFSIMEDSGYLPRLAAMLNKVFRLMGLNGKAVLPMVLGLGCDTMATLTTRILDTPKERLIVIILLALGVPCSAQLGVVLGMFGNLPVMAFVIWASVLILTIFFVGFLSAKLIPGERADFILELPPIRKPQLSNVLIKTLWRIEWYLKEAVPLFILGTLILFTADKLKIIPALQRMASPLIVTVLGLPAEATESFIMGFLRRDYGAAGLFRLQKQGLLNAEQVVVSLVTITLFIPCIANFFMIIKERGVKTGMVIALFIFPFAILVGGILHRVLMWLNVFG
- a CDS encoding TIGR02757 family protein — encoded protein: MTGDEYNSFFRSSLKNTLEKFYRDFDFQERLKHDPIEFPHRYSTPEDIEIAAFIASSFAYGKVGLFKPVIEKILQPGGKRPASFILNFNLKKDKKYLNGIKYRFSTEDDVLCYVYMLSNALKEWGSLKELFTNHYSPEHEDIKEALTAFAGYFLSLDTSKIYGENIKPLGVTHLFPSPDKGSACKRLNLFLRWMVRTKDIDFGIWDKVPASKLIIPLDTHIARISRCLGLTARAASDWKTAKEITESLKRFDPNDPIKYDFALCHHGISGLCKGKKHKGICSSCTLFST